In Haloimpatiens massiliensis, the following are encoded in one genomic region:
- a CDS encoding histidine phosphatase family protein, which produces MIIKLGVFKCLCRVVIIITHSAVIMCLQCYITNTPFNEMMRFKTDNTSIIEINSELLVYLQ; this is translated from the coding sequence ATGATTATAAAACTTGGTGTATTCAAATGTTTATGTAGAGTAGTAATAATTATAACGCATAGTGCTGTAATTATGTGCTTACAATGTTATATAACCAATACTCCTTTTAATGAAATGATGAGATTTAAAACGGATAATACTTCAATTATAGAAATAAATAGTGAGTTGTTAGTGTACTTACAATAA
- a CDS encoding GNAT family N-acetyltransferase, whose product MNNLIIRECVYKDLDYIIALQQQWAKEEITYGFVAADKDYLESKLGKYFFVAELNKRIVGFVYGTVHKSQNMAVMDNGQFYIEIDDIYVSFENRGFNIGTILLDKILEIAKENGVKRSLIYSSTKDMESIIKFYKKHDYKTWCIQMFM is encoded by the coding sequence ATGAATAATTTAATTATTCGAGAATGTGTATATAAAGATTTAGATTATATAATAGCTTTACAACAGCAATGGGCTAAAGAAGAGATAACTTATGGATTTGTTGCTGCTGATAAAGATTATTTAGAAAGTAAACTGGGAAAATATTTTTTTGTGGCTGAGTTAAATAAGAGGATTGTAGGATTTGTTTACGGTACAGTTCATAAATCGCAAAATATGGCTGTAATGGATAATGGACAATTTTATATTGAAATAGATGATATTTATGTGTCTTTTGAAAATAGAGGTTTTAATATAGGTACAATTTTATTAGATAAAATATTAGAAATTGCTAAAGAAAATGGAGTTAAAAGATCTTTAATTTATTCTTCCACAAAAGACATGGAAAGTATTATTAAATTTTATAAAAAGCATGATTATAAAACTTGGTGTATTCAAATGTTTATGTAG